One region of Dysidea avara chromosome 1, odDysAvar1.4, whole genome shotgun sequence genomic DNA includes:
- the LOC136262971 gene encoding uncharacterized protein, producing the protein MTIQKWMTCPSVSTNCTSDTTDGLTVKQEVPSLNTEQVTSSPTESTPTKSSTYNHNEPPGEQVPLKVSTHDPENQSILEIITTLNPEMEQYIVVDEILPFLNRHNLLTRVDRERLGPQSTTSPTLKTRQLQSILDSIGPDGEENFVKALYESSSVPGHRHLIKLLQDNGVTIELTCST; encoded by the exons ATGACAATACAGAAATGGATGACATGTCcaa GTGTCTCAACAAACTGTACAAGTGATACCACAGATGGATTGACAGTAAAACAAGAAG TACCATCATTGAATACTGAGCAAGTGACGTCATCACCAACAGAAAGCACTCCAACTAAAAGCAGTACATACAATCACA ATGAACCACCAGGGGAGCAAGTACCACTGAAGGTTTCAACACATGATCCTGAGAATCAAAGTATATTGGAAATCATTACCACATTAAATCCTGAAATGGAACAGTACATTGTAGTAGATGAAATACTACCATTTTTAAATAGGCACAATTTATTGACAAGGGTCGACAGAGAGCGATTAGGCCCACAATCTACAACATCTCCAACCTTGAAAACTCGACAATTGCAATCGATTTTGGATTCAATTGGACCAGATGGAGAGGAAAACTTTGTGAAAGCGTTATATGAATCTTCAAGTGTTCCTGGTCACCGACATTTAATTAAACTGCTTCAAGATAATGGTGTGACTATTGAACTGACGTGCAGTACTTAA